A part of Pantoea vagans genomic DNA contains:
- the uspB gene encoding universal stress protein UspB — protein sequence MINTIALFWALCVVCIVNMARYFSSLRALLAVLRGCDPLLYQYVDGAGFFTSHGQPSKQVRLVTYIWAKRYLDHHDDEFIRRCERVRGQFLLTSALCGLVVISLVALAIWH from the coding sequence ATGATCAACACTATTGCGCTTTTTTGGGCTCTTTGTGTGGTGTGTATCGTGAATATGGCGCGCTATTTTTCATCGCTGCGTGCACTGCTGGCGGTATTACGGGGCTGTGATCCGCTGCTGTATCAGTATGTCGATGGGGCGGGATTCTTCACCTCTCACGGTCAGCCGAGCAAGCAGGTGCGGCTGGTCACCTATATCTGGGCAAAGCGCTATCTTGATCATCATGACGATGAGTTTATCCGGCGCTGCGAGCGGGTGCGGGGGCAGTTTCTTCTGACCAGTGCACTGTGCGGACTGGTAGTGATAAGTCTGGTGGCGCTGGCGATCTGGCATTAA
- the gorA gene encoding glutathione-disulfide reductase, producing the protein MTRHFDYLAIGGGSGGIASINRAAMYGQKCALIEAKELGGTCVNVGCVPKKIMWHAAQIAEAIHLYGPDYGFDTTVNRFDWATLVKNRSAYIDRIHSSYDNVLGKNKVEVIKGFARFVDAHSVEVNGEIITANHILIATGGRPVHPSIPGAEYGIDSDGFFELDALPKRTAVVGAGYIAVELAGVVNALGSETHLFVRKHAPLRSFDPLLTETLVEVMNTEGPALHTEAIPKAVVKNSDGSLTLQLENGSDYTVDCLVWAIGREPETDNLNIQAAGVALNDKGYISVDKFQNTNVSGVYAVGDNTGAVELTPVAVAAGRRLSERLFNNKPDEHLDYSNVPTVVFSHPPIGTVGLTEPQAREQYGDDQVKVYKSSFTAMYTAVTQHRQPCRMKLVCVGADEKIVGIHGIGFGMDEMLQGFAVALKMGATKKDFDNTVAIHPTAAEEFVTMR; encoded by the coding sequence ATGACCCGACATTTCGACTATCTCGCCATTGGCGGCGGCAGCGGCGGCATCGCCTCGATTAACCGTGCGGCTATGTATGGCCAGAAATGCGCCCTGATTGAAGCAAAAGAGCTGGGTGGCACCTGCGTGAACGTGGGTTGCGTGCCGAAGAAAATCATGTGGCACGCCGCGCAAATCGCCGAAGCTATCCATCTTTATGGCCCGGATTATGGCTTCGACACCACCGTCAATCGCTTTGACTGGGCCACGCTGGTCAAAAACCGCAGCGCCTATATCGATCGCATCCACAGCTCGTATGACAACGTGCTGGGTAAAAACAAAGTTGAAGTGATCAAAGGCTTTGCCCGCTTTGTCGATGCGCACAGCGTTGAAGTGAACGGCGAGATTATTACGGCTAACCACATTCTGATCGCCACCGGCGGTCGTCCGGTTCACCCTTCTATTCCGGGTGCGGAGTACGGCATTGATTCCGACGGCTTCTTCGAGCTGGATGCGCTGCCAAAACGCACCGCGGTTGTCGGCGCGGGCTATATCGCGGTTGAGCTGGCGGGCGTCGTAAACGCGCTGGGGTCAGAAACCCACCTGTTCGTGCGTAAACATGCGCCGCTGCGCAGCTTCGACCCGCTGCTCACCGAGACGCTGGTCGAAGTAATGAACACCGAAGGCCCGGCGCTGCATACCGAAGCCATTCCAAAAGCTGTAGTTAAAAACAGCGATGGCAGCCTGACGCTGCAGCTGGAAAACGGCAGCGACTACACCGTGGATTGCCTGGTCTGGGCGATTGGCCGTGAGCCTGAAACGGACAATCTCAATATTCAGGCTGCGGGCGTGGCGCTGAACGATAAAGGCTATATCAGCGTCGATAAATTCCAGAACACCAATGTCTCAGGCGTCTACGCCGTGGGCGACAACACCGGTGCGGTTGAGCTGACGCCGGTAGCGGTTGCCGCAGGACGCCGTCTCTCTGAGCGTCTGTTTAACAACAAGCCGGACGAGCATCTGGATTACAGCAACGTGCCAACCGTGGTGTTCAGCCATCCGCCGATTGGCACTGTGGGACTGACCGAGCCGCAGGCGCGCGAACAATATGGTGACGATCAGGTAAAGGTCTATAAATCGTCGTTTACCGCCATGTACACCGCGGTCACCCAGCATCGTCAGCCGTGCCGCATGAAGCTGGTCTGTGTGGGTGCCGATGAGAAGATCGTCGGCATTCACGGCATCGGATTCGGTATGGATGAGATGCTGCAGGGCTTCGCCGTGGCGCTGAAGATGGGCGCGACCAAGAAAGACTTCGATAACACCGTGGCGATCCACCCAACCGCAGCGGAAGAGTTTGTGACGATGCGTTAA
- a CDS encoding CPBP family intramembrane glutamic endopeptidase — MWILLAGALGALQPARRLALMLLALAALLGFYYDVLTWPVLPLLAVIAALVALRRFDPIRSRQHILSEALLVLISLGLFLHLFPGFHNPLVVDEVKVGAQSLPFSFSFNFDKALIPFVLLACLPTLFRARACPPRYPWIAALALIAAVPLLLGSAVLLGGLAVEPHFPPWLPAFMLANLFFVSLAEEALFRGYLQQRLREKLGGMPALLISTLLFGLAHATGGVLLVVFATLAGLLYALAWHWSGRLWLATALHFALNLTHLLLFTYPALHH, encoded by the coding sequence ATGTGGATTCTGCTGGCAGGCGCGCTCGGCGCGCTGCAACCCGCCCGGCGGCTGGCGCTGATGCTGTTAGCGCTCGCCGCGCTGCTGGGGTTTTATTATGACGTCCTGACATGGCCAGTGCTGCCGCTGCTGGCCGTGATCGCGGCACTGGTCGCGCTGCGCCGCTTTGACCCAATCCGTTCGCGGCAGCACATCCTGAGCGAAGCGCTGCTGGTGCTGATTTCGCTGGGATTGTTCCTCCATCTCTTTCCCGGCTTTCACAATCCTCTCGTCGTCGATGAGGTAAAGGTGGGCGCACAGAGCCTGCCGTTCAGTTTCTCCTTCAACTTCGATAAAGCGCTCATCCCCTTTGTGCTGCTGGCCTGCCTGCCGACGCTGTTCCGCGCCCGGGCCTGTCCACCACGATATCCGTGGATCGCTGCGCTGGCGTTAATCGCAGCAGTGCCGCTGCTGCTGGGTAGTGCCGTGCTGCTGGGTGGTCTGGCCGTTGAGCCTCACTTTCCGCCCTGGCTGCCCGCGTTTATGCTGGCGAATCTGTTCTTTGTCTCGCTGGCCGAAGAGGCGCTGTTCCGGGGCTATCTGCAACAGCGGCTGAGAGAGAAGCTGGGTGGGATGCCCGCGCTGCTGATTAGCACGCTGCTGTTCGGGCTGGCGCATGCAACCGGCGGCGTACTGCTGGTAGTTTTCGCGACGCTGGCCGGGCTGCTTTACGCTCTGGCGTGGCACTGGAGCGGCCGCTTATGGCTGGCGACCGCCCTGCACTTCGCGCTTAACCTCACCCATCTGCTGCTGTTTACTTATCCGGCACTGCATCACTAA
- the pitA gene encoding inorganic phosphate transporter PitA — MLHLFAGLDLSTSLLLVLALLFVLFYEAINGFHDTANAVATVIYTRAMRAQLAVVMAGVFNFLGVLLGGLSVAYAIVHMLPTDLLLNVGSAHGLAMVFSMLLAAIIWNLGTWYLGLPASSSHTLIGAIIGIGLTNALMTGTSVVDALNIPKVLNIFLSLILSPIVGLVMAGGLIFILRRYWSNTKKRARIHMTPADREKIDGKKKPPFWTRIALIVSAIGVSYSHGANDGQKGIGLIMLVLIGVAPAGFVVNMNASGYDITRTRDAVNHLEQYYQQHNASLTHIIQMAPPKLPTPEEVPATSPQEFHCDSARALQAVQRAQVLLNNLQSYDQLTVDQRGQMRRLLLCISDTADKAARLEETSPDDKRFLNKLKSDLLGTIEYAPIWIIVAVALALGIGTMIGWRRVATTIGEKIGKKGMTYAQGMSAQVTAAVSIGVASYTGMPVSTTHILSSSVAGTMLVDGGGLQSRTIKNIAMAWIFTLPVCILLSGSLYWIALKLV; from the coding sequence ATGCTACATCTGTTTGCTGGTCTAGACCTCAGTACTAGCCTGTTATTGGTTCTTGCCCTGCTGTTTGTATTGTTTTACGAAGCGATCAACGGTTTCCACGACACGGCCAACGCAGTTGCGACGGTCATCTATACGCGTGCCATGCGTGCCCAGCTTGCTGTGGTGATGGCGGGTGTATTCAACTTCCTTGGCGTGCTGCTCGGTGGATTGAGTGTCGCTTACGCTATTGTTCATATGCTTCCCACCGATCTGTTGTTAAATGTTGGATCGGCTCACGGTCTCGCCATGGTGTTTTCTATGCTGCTGGCGGCGATTATCTGGAACCTCGGCACCTGGTATCTCGGTCTGCCGGCCTCCAGCTCCCATACCCTGATCGGCGCCATTATCGGTATCGGTCTGACCAACGCCCTGATGACCGGAACCTCGGTAGTTGATGCACTCAACATCCCGAAAGTCCTGAACATCTTCCTTTCTCTGATCCTGTCGCCGATTGTCGGCCTGGTGATGGCGGGCGGCTTGATCTTCATTCTGCGTCGCTACTGGAGCAATACCAAAAAGCGTGCGCGTATTCATATGACGCCTGCTGACCGCGAGAAGATCGACGGCAAGAAAAAGCCGCCATTCTGGACCCGTATCGCCCTGATTGTTTCGGCAATTGGCGTGAGCTATTCGCACGGCGCGAATGACGGTCAGAAAGGCATTGGCCTGATCATGCTGGTCCTGATTGGCGTGGCACCGGCCGGTTTCGTGGTGAATATGAATGCCTCCGGTTATGACATTACGCGTACCCGCGATGCAGTTAATCACCTGGAGCAGTATTACCAGCAGCATAATGCCTCGCTGACGCACATCATCCAGATGGCACCGCCTAAGCTGCCTACGCCGGAAGAAGTGCCAGCGACCAGCCCGCAGGAGTTTCACTGTGACAGCGCGCGCGCACTGCAGGCAGTTCAGCGTGCTCAGGTGTTGCTGAATAATCTGCAGAGCTATGACCAGCTGACGGTTGATCAGCGCGGTCAGATGCGTCGTCTGCTGCTATGTATCTCAGACACCGCCGATAAAGCGGCCCGTCTGGAAGAGACCTCGCCCGATGACAAACGCTTCCTCAATAAGCTGAAAAGCGACCTGCTTGGCACTATCGAGTATGCGCCGATCTGGATTATTGTGGCCGTGGCGCTGGCGCTGGGCATCGGCACCATGATTGGCTGGCGTCGTGTTGCCACCACCATTGGTGAGAAGATTGGTAAAAAAGGCATGACCTATGCACAGGGCATGTCAGCGCAGGTGACCGCCGCGGTGTCGATTGGCGTCGCCAGCTATACCGGCATGCCCGTCTCCACTACGCATATCCTCTCTTCATCGGTAGCCGGTACGATGCTGGTTGACGGGGGCGGACTGCAGAGCCGGACCATCAAGAACATCGCCATGGCGTGGATCTTCACCCTGCCGGTCTGTATTCTGCTGTCAGGTTCGCTCTACTGGATTGCCTTAAAACTGGTGTGA
- the prlC gene encoding oligopeptidase A, which produces MTNPLLTSFTLPPFSAIQPEHVVPAVTEVLSQCRAEVEKVVAQGAPYTWDNLVQPLAETDDRLSRIFSPVSHLNSVKNSPELREAYEQTLPLLSEYSTWVGQHEGLYQAYRNLKEGDQYAALDLAQKKAVDNALRDFELSGIGLPKDKQQRYGEIAARLSELGSAYSNNVLDATMGWSKLITDESELAGMPESALAAAKALAEAKEQEGWLLTLDIPSYLPVMTYCDNAALREEMYRAYATRASDQGPNAGKWDNGPIMAEELALRHELAQLLGFDSYADKSLATKMAQSPSQVIDFLNDLAERARPQGEKELEQLRAFAQKEHGVEQLNPWDLTYYGEKQKQHLYTISDEQLRPYFPEERAVAGLFEVVKRIYGITAKQRTDVEVYHPDVKFFDLFDETGELRGSFYLDLYAREHKRGGAWMDDCVGQMRKADGSLQKPVAYLTCNFNRPVKGKPALFTHDEVITLFHEFGHGLHHMLTRIEAPGVSGISGVPWDAVELPSQFMENWCWEPDALAFISGHFETGEPLPKELLDKMLAAKNYQAALFILRQLEFGLFDFRLHTEFNPEKGAQILETLREVKSRVAVVPSPEWGRFPHAFSHIFAGGYAAGYYSYLWADVLAADAYSRFEEEGIFNRETGQSFLDNILTRGGSEEPMELFKRFRGREPQLDAMLEHYGIQG; this is translated from the coding sequence ATGACCAATCCGCTACTGACATCTTTTACGCTTCCCCCTTTTTCTGCCATCCAGCCTGAACATGTTGTTCCTGCCGTGACGGAAGTGCTGAGCCAATGCCGCGCAGAAGTCGAAAAAGTGGTGGCGCAGGGTGCGCCGTACACCTGGGATAACCTGGTTCAGCCGCTGGCGGAAACCGACGATCGCCTGAGCCGTATTTTCTCTCCGGTCAGCCATCTTAATTCGGTAAAAAACAGCCCGGAGCTGCGCGAAGCCTATGAGCAGACGCTGCCGCTGCTCTCTGAATACAGCACCTGGGTCGGTCAGCATGAAGGCCTCTATCAGGCGTATCGCAACCTGAAAGAGGGCGATCAGTACGCGGCTCTGGATCTGGCGCAGAAGAAAGCGGTCGATAACGCCCTGCGTGATTTCGAACTCTCTGGTATCGGTCTGCCAAAAGATAAACAGCAGCGCTATGGCGAAATCGCCGCGCGCCTCTCTGAGCTGGGTTCGGCTTACAGCAACAACGTGCTTGATGCCACCATGGGCTGGAGCAAGCTAATCACCGATGAAAGCGAACTGGCCGGTATGCCGGAAAGCGCGCTGGCGGCGGCGAAAGCCCTGGCTGAAGCCAAAGAGCAGGAAGGCTGGCTGCTGACGCTGGATATCCCAAGCTATCTGCCGGTCATGACTTACTGCGACAACGCGGCGCTGCGCGAAGAGATGTATCGCGCCTATGCGACGCGTGCCTCCGATCAGGGTCCGAACGCCGGTAAATGGGACAATGGTCCTATCATGGCGGAAGAGCTGGCGCTGCGTCACGAGCTGGCACAGCTGCTGGGCTTCGACTCCTACGCGGATAAATCGCTGGCGACCAAAATGGCGCAAAGCCCGTCTCAGGTGATCGACTTCCTGAATGACCTGGCTGAACGCGCCCGTCCGCAGGGTGAAAAAGAGCTGGAGCAGCTGCGCGCCTTTGCGCAGAAAGAGCATGGCGTTGAGCAGCTGAATCCATGGGATCTCACCTATTACGGCGAAAAGCAGAAGCAGCATCTCTACACCATCAGCGATGAGCAGCTGCGTCCTTACTTCCCGGAAGAGCGCGCGGTCGCCGGTCTGTTCGAAGTGGTGAAACGCATTTACGGTATCACTGCGAAGCAGCGTACCGACGTTGAGGTTTATCATCCTGACGTGAAGTTCTTCGATCTGTTCGATGAAACCGGTGAACTGCGCGGCAGCTTCTATCTCGACCTCTACGCCCGCGAGCACAAACGTGGCGGTGCGTGGATGGATGACTGCGTCGGCCAGATGCGTAAAGCCGATGGCAGCCTGCAGAAGCCCGTTGCTTACCTGACCTGTAACTTTAACCGTCCGGTGAAAGGCAAACCTGCGCTGTTCACCCATGACGAAGTGATTACCCTGTTCCATGAGTTTGGTCACGGCCTGCACCACATGCTGACCCGCATCGAAGCGCCTGGCGTTTCCGGTATCAGCGGTGTGCCATGGGATGCGGTCGAACTGCCAAGCCAGTTCATGGAAAACTGGTGCTGGGAGCCGGATGCGCTGGCCTTTATCTCCGGTCACTTTGAGACCGGCGAACCGCTGCCGAAAGAACTGCTGGATAAAATGCTGGCGGCGAAAAACTATCAGGCCGCGCTGTTTATCCTGCGTCAGCTGGAGTTCGGCCTGTTCGATTTCCGTCTGCACACCGAGTTTAATCCGGAGAAAGGCGCACAGATTCTGGAAACCCTGCGCGAAGTGAAAAGCCGCGTGGCGGTCGTTCCGAGCCCGGAGTGGGGCCGTTTCCCGCACGCCTTCAGCCACATCTTTGCCGGTGGCTATGCAGCAGGTTACTACAGCTATCTGTGGGCGGATGTGCTGGCGGCGGATGCGTACTCCCGCTTCGAGGAAGAGGGCATCTTTAACCGTGAAACCGGTCAGTCGTTCCTGGATAACATCCTGACGCGTGGCGGTTCTGAAGAGCCGATGGAGCTGTTCAAACGCTTCCGTGGCCGTGAGCCGCAGCTCGATGCGATGCTGGAACATTACGGCATTCAGGGATAA
- the rsmJ gene encoding 16S rRNA (guanine(1516)-N(2))-methyltransferase RsmJ codes for MKICLLDESGAGDGALSRLAQRWQLEHDEDALLALVQTPMHLELRKRDEPKLGGIFVDFVTGAMAHRRRFGGGRGEAVAKAVGIKGGYLPDVVDATAGLGRDAFVLAALGCRVRMLERHPVVAALLEDGLQRGYQDAEIGPWLRDRLTLIHAASAQALGEITPQPDVVYLDPMYPHRQKSALVKKEMRVFQSLVGPDEDADALLEPARRLAKKRIVVKRPDYAPPLAGVLTQAAVVTKSHRFDIYPPL; via the coding sequence GTGAAAATCTGTTTGCTCGATGAATCAGGCGCCGGAGACGGCGCCTTATCACGTTTAGCGCAGCGCTGGCAGCTGGAGCACGACGAAGATGCGCTGCTGGCACTGGTGCAAACGCCGATGCACCTTGAGCTGCGCAAGCGTGATGAGCCAAAGCTGGGCGGTATCTTTGTTGATTTCGTCACTGGCGCGATGGCGCATCGCCGTCGCTTTGGTGGTGGACGCGGTGAAGCTGTCGCCAAAGCGGTGGGTATCAAAGGCGGTTATCTGCCGGATGTGGTTGATGCGACGGCCGGACTGGGACGTGATGCGTTTGTGCTGGCGGCGCTCGGCTGCCGGGTGCGGATGCTGGAACGCCATCCTGTCGTGGCTGCGCTGCTGGAAGATGGCCTGCAGCGTGGTTATCAGGATGCGGAAATTGGTCCCTGGCTGCGCGACCGCCTGACGCTGATTCATGCAGCCAGTGCGCAGGCGCTGGGCGAGATTACGCCGCAGCCGGATGTGGTCTATCTCGATCCGATGTATCCCCATCGCCAGAAAAGTGCGCTGGTGAAAAAGGAGATGCGGGTCTTTCAGTCACTGGTAGGGCCGGATGAAGATGCCGATGCGCTACTGGAACCGGCCCGGCGGCTGGCGAAGAAACGGATTGTGGTGAAGCGGCCAGACTATGCGCCGCCGCTGGCGGGTGTTTTGACGCAGGCGGCGGTCGTAACCAAAAGCCATCGCTTTGATATTTATCCTCCGCTTTAA
- a CDS encoding 23S rRNA (adenine(2030)-N(6))-methyltransferase RlmJ, translating into MLSYRHSFHAGNHADVLKHTVLSLIITALKEKEKPFFYLDTHAGAGRYQLSGEHAERTGEYLEGISRIWQQPDAPELLQPYFDAIGALNRGPSLRYYPGSPLIARHLLREDDRLQLTELHSSDYPLLRNEFSKDNRARVDRADGYQQLKSKLPPPSRRGLVLIDPPYEMKSDYQAVVKGIQEGHKRFGTGVFALWYPVVLRQQIKHMLRDLEATGIRNILQIELAARPDSDQRGMTASGMIVINPPWKLADQMNTLLPWLHKKLVPAGTGHFVVNQIVPE; encoded by the coding sequence ATGCTGAGTTATCGCCATAGCTTCCATGCGGGCAACCATGCCGACGTGCTGAAGCACACCGTTCTGAGCCTGATCATCACGGCGCTGAAAGAGAAAGAGAAACCGTTTTTCTATCTGGATACCCATGCAGGCGCAGGCCGCTACCAGCTGAGCGGCGAGCACGCCGAGCGTACCGGTGAATATCTGGAAGGCATCTCGCGTATCTGGCAACAGCCCGATGCACCGGAACTGCTGCAACCCTATTTTGACGCGATCGGTGCGCTGAATCGTGGCCCTTCTCTGCGCTACTATCCGGGTTCACCGCTGATTGCCCGTCATCTGCTGCGTGAAGATGACCGGCTGCAACTCACCGAGCTGCACTCCAGCGACTACCCGCTGCTGCGCAACGAATTCAGTAAAGATAACCGCGCACGCGTTGACCGTGCCGACGGTTATCAGCAGTTGAAATCGAAGCTGCCACCGCCGTCGCGTCGTGGTCTGGTGCTGATCGACCCACCTTATGAGATGAAAAGCGACTACCAGGCAGTGGTGAAAGGCATTCAGGAAGGCCATAAACGTTTTGGCACCGGCGTCTTTGCGCTGTGGTATCCGGTGGTGTTACGTCAGCAGATCAAACACATGCTGCGCGACCTGGAAGCGACCGGCATCCGCAATATCCTGCAGATCGAACTGGCTGCCCGTCCGGACAGCGATCAGCGCGGCATGACCGCCTCCGGCATGATCGTGATTAACCCGCCGTGGAAGCTGGCCGATCAGATGAATACCCTGCTGCCGTGGCTGCACAAAAAACTGGTTCCGGCCGGTACCGGTCACTTCGTGGTGAATCAGATCGTTCCTGAATAA
- a CDS encoding NAD(P)/FAD-dependent oxidoreductase — translation MEQFDVIIIGAGAAGLFCAAQAGQRGRRVLLLDNGKKPGRKILMSGGGRCNFTNLYTEPAAYLSHNPHFCKSALARYTQWDFIDLVNRHGIAWHEKTLGQLFCDDSAQQIVDLLLAECDKGNVTLRLRSEVLSVARDESGYTLQLNGSTVQAEKLVIASGGLSMPGLGASPFGYKIAEQFGLSVFPTRAALVPFTLHKPLLEQLQTLSGVALETTIDAQDGTRFKEAMLFTHRGLSGPAVLQISSYWQPGEFVTIDLSPATPLEAFLTAQRAAHPNLSLKNSLAKILPKRLVEVLQALKVVPDITLKQLNSKQQTELAQTLHAWRIQPNGTEGYRTAEVTLGGVDTTQLSSKTMEARAVPGLYFIGEVADVTGWLGGYNFQWAWSSAWACAQAL, via the coding sequence GTGGAACAGTTTGACGTTATCATCATTGGTGCCGGCGCCGCCGGGCTGTTCTGTGCCGCCCAGGCCGGACAGCGGGGTCGCCGCGTGTTACTGCTGGATAACGGCAAAAAGCCGGGACGCAAGATTCTGATGTCGGGCGGTGGCCGCTGCAACTTCACCAATCTCTATACCGAACCGGCGGCCTATCTGTCGCACAATCCCCACTTCTGTAAATCGGCGCTGGCGCGTTATACCCAGTGGGATTTTATCGATCTGGTCAATCGTCACGGGATTGCCTGGCATGAGAAAACGCTGGGCCAGCTCTTCTGTGATGACTCGGCTCAGCAGATTGTCGATCTGCTGCTGGCCGAATGTGACAAGGGCAATGTCACCCTGCGGCTGCGCAGTGAAGTGCTCAGCGTGGCGCGCGATGAAAGCGGCTATACCCTGCAACTCAACGGCAGTACGGTTCAGGCGGAGAAGCTGGTCATCGCCAGCGGCGGCCTGTCGATGCCAGGTCTGGGGGCTTCGCCATTTGGCTATAAAATTGCGGAGCAGTTCGGCCTGAGCGTCTTTCCGACGCGGGCGGCGCTGGTGCCTTTTACTCTGCACAAGCCGCTGCTGGAGCAGCTGCAGACGCTGTCAGGCGTTGCGCTGGAGACCACGATTGATGCGCAGGATGGCACCCGCTTCAAAGAGGCGATGCTCTTCACCCATCGCGGCCTGTCCGGTCCGGCGGTATTGCAGATTTCCAGCTACTGGCAGCCGGGTGAATTCGTCACTATCGATCTGTCGCCCGCCACACCGCTTGAGGCGTTTCTGACGGCACAGCGTGCAGCACATCCGAATCTCAGCCTGAAAAACAGCCTGGCGAAAATTCTGCCGAAGCGTCTGGTGGAAGTCCTGCAGGCGCTGAAGGTGGTGCCGGACATCACGCTGAAGCAGCTCAACAGCAAACAGCAAACGGAGCTGGCGCAGACGCTGCACGCCTGGCGCATCCAGCCAAACGGCACAGAGGGCTATCGTACGGCAGAAGTAACGCTGGGCGGCGTGGATACGACGCAGCTCTCCTCGAAAACTATGGAGGCGCGTGCGGTGCCGGGGCTTTACTTTATTGGCGAAGTGGCCGATGTCACCGGCTGGCTGGGCGGCTATAACTTCCAATGGGCGTGGAGTTCTGCCTGGGCCTGTGCCCAGGCGTTGTAA
- the rnz gene encoding ribonuclease Z produces MHLTFLGTGGGAPSLQRNVTSIAFTRALSSETWLFDCGEGTQLQFMRSSLKPGKLDKIFITHLHGDHIFGLPGLLTSRSMAGLTSPMTVYGPRGLKTFVETALSISGSYTDYPLNIVEIEAGWTLDDGEFRISAWPLSHPVECFGYRIEQHDKPGLLDAERLKAEGVPRGPWFQQLKQGECVTLEDGRVINGADYLGPATPGKKLAIFGDTAPTEVALQLAADVDLMVHETTLEAAMVEKANGRGHSTTLQAAEVAKRAGAKRMIATHFSSRYLAKDMSRLLAECQTIFPRTELASDLAVFTV; encoded by the coding sequence ATGCACCTTACTTTTCTTGGCACCGGCGGCGGTGCTCCCAGCCTGCAACGTAACGTGACCTCCATTGCTTTTACCCGCGCGCTGAGTAGTGAAACCTGGCTGTTCGACTGCGGGGAGGGCACGCAGTTACAGTTTATGCGCTCCAGCCTGAAACCGGGCAAGCTGGATAAGATTTTTATCACCCATCTGCATGGCGATCATATCTTCGGCCTGCCGGGCTTACTCACCAGCCGGTCGATGGCCGGACTGACCTCACCCATGACGGTTTATGGCCCCAGAGGATTAAAAACCTTTGTTGAGACGGCGCTATCGATCAGCGGTTCCTACACCGATTATCCGCTGAACATTGTTGAGATTGAGGCGGGCTGGACGCTGGATGACGGTGAGTTTCGTATCAGTGCCTGGCCGCTGAGCCATCCGGTGGAATGTTTTGGCTATCGCATTGAACAGCATGACAAACCCGGCCTGCTGGATGCCGAGCGGCTGAAAGCCGAAGGCGTGCCTCGCGGCCCGTGGTTTCAGCAGCTGAAGCAGGGGGAATGTGTGACGCTGGAAGATGGGCGGGTAATAAACGGCGCTGACTACCTTGGCCCGGCGACACCCGGCAAAAAGCTGGCCATCTTTGGCGATACGGCTCCCACGGAGGTTGCGCTGCAGCTGGCGGCAGATGTTGACCTGATGGTGCATGAAACCACGCTGGAGGCGGCGATGGTGGAGAAAGCCAACGGGCGCGGCCACTCCACAACTCTGCAGGCGGCGGAGGTGGCAAAGCGCGCCGGGGCAAAGCGGATGATCGCTACCCATTTCAGCTCCCGCTATCTGGCAAAGGACATGAGCCGCCTGCTGGCGGAGTGCCAGACCATTTTCCCCCGCACCGAGCTGGCCTCGGACCTGGCGGTGTTTACGGTTTAG
- the uspA gene encoding universal stress protein UspA: MAYKHILIAVDLSPESQLLVDKAVSLARPYDARISLIHVDVNYSDLYTGLIDVNLGDMQKRISEETHAALKGLSDAAGYPISETLSGSGDLGQVLVDAIKKYDVDLVVCGHHQDFWSKLMSSARQLINTVHIDMLIVPLRDEDEA; the protein is encoded by the coding sequence ATGGCTTATAAACACATCCTGATTGCAGTAGACCTTTCTCCCGAAAGTCAGTTACTGGTGGATAAGGCCGTCTCACTGGCTCGCCCGTACGATGCCAGAATTTCCCTGATTCACGTTGATGTGAATTACTCCGACCTCTACACCGGCCTGATTGATGTCAATTTAGGGGATATGCAGAAGCGCATCTCTGAAGAGACGCATGCGGCGCTGAAAGGATTATCAGATGCCGCGGGCTATCCGATCAGTGAGACGCTGAGCGGCAGTGGCGACCTCGGCCAGGTGCTGGTTGATGCGATCAAAAAATATGACGTTGACCTGGTGGTGTGCGGTCATCATCAGGATTTCTGGAGCAAGCTGATGTCTTCAGCCCGCCAGCTGATCAACACCGTGCACATCGACATGCTGATTGTGCCGCTGCGCGATGAAGACGAGGCGTAA